The following proteins are co-located in the Dermochelys coriacea isolate rDerCor1 chromosome 4, rDerCor1.pri.v4, whole genome shotgun sequence genome:
- the LOC119854761 gene encoding uncharacterized protein LOC119854761: protein MLRAHPHAGAHSGSAPLLLQAGRPRGRRQGVSPAGGSSSALHFASRRRLQASARRHVNRAAERRGPAGGSGRLVLLPCSRSAAGISPPPPCSRERPGRLRLADPSAAALSQRVTFPSPSPALPPPLLSLPSWLEIPTDVSRAREKRRPPRKGGEVANERGAPKAEQLPGCPRGERAAQIAQADAVAQQAWSPFSSPQQLRPPCA from the exons ATGCTACGTGCTCACCCTCACGCGGGAGCGCACTCCGGCTCGGCCCCGCTCCTTCTCCAGGCTGGCCGCCCTCGGGGGCGTCGGCAGGGGGTGAGCCCCGCTGGGGGCAGCAGCTCCGCCTTGCACTTCGCTTCCCGCCGCCGCTTGCAAGCGTCAGCGCGGCGCCATGTAAACCGGGCTGCGGAGCGGCGCGGCCCGGCCGGCGGGAGCGGCCGCCTcgtcctcctcccctgcagccgcagCGCAGcggggatttcccccccccccccttgctctaGAGAGCGGCCCGGGCGGCTCCGTCTCGCAGACCCGTCAGCAGCTGCCCTTTCGCAGCGAGttaccttcccctctccctcccctgccctgccgccgccgctgctCTCACTTCCTTCCTGGCTGGAAATTCCCACTGACGTTTCGAGAGCGAGAGAGAAGCGGAGGCCGCCGCGGAAGGGCGGGGAGGTTGCCAACGAGAGAGGCGCTCCCAAGGCGGAGCAGCTCCCGGGATGCCCGCGGGGGGAGAGGGCAGCGCAG ATTGCCCAAGCAGATGCcgtagcacagcaagcatggagcccgttcagctcaccgcagcagttaagACCACCTTGCGCGtga